Below is a window of Mycobacterium dioxanotrophicus DNA.
GCGCCGGTGACCCATTCCTTCCAGGGCAAGGGCGCTTTCCCCGCCGACCACGACCTCTACGCATGGCCGTGCGGTGACATGGGTTCCATCCCCGGTAACGGCGTCACCCGCACCGCAGACGTCATACTGGCGGTGGGGTGCCGCTTCAGCGACCGCATCACCTCGTCGTACCGGCCGGGCGTGACGTTCAGCATCCCCGACACCAAGCTGGTACAGATCGACATCGACGGTTTCGAGATCGGCCGCAATTATCCGGTCGAGGTAGGCGTCGTCGGCGACGCCAAATCCACGCTGACCGCACTGCTCCAGGCGCTCGCCGCGATCAAACCTGCGCTGGACTACCGCAGCACGGAGTACTTCGCCGAACTCCAGGATCTCAAGGCGCAGTGGGACGAGCACTTGCGACCGATGCGCACCACCGACTATCTGCCGATGACGAACTCGCGCGCGATGGTCGAGATCCGGAAGGCGTTGCCGCGCGAGGGCGTTCTCGTGACCGACTCGAGCAACCCAGCCAACCAGGCGTTCAACGAGTTTCCCATGTACGAACCGCGGACCAACATCGTCGCAGGAGGATTCTCAGGGATCGGGTTCGGCGTACCCGCTGCTATCGGCGCGCAGGTCGGCAACCCCGACGCGCCGGTGCTGGCGTTGGTCGGTGACGGTGCCTTCCTGCAGACCGGTACCGAGCTTGCCGCCGCGGTGATGCAGAACGTGCCGCTGACCATCGTCGTGCTCAACAACGGCGGCTGGGAGGCGATCAAGGACCTGCAGATCAACCTGTTCGGCGCCGACCGCGAGATCGTCTCGGGCTGGACCACTCCGGACGGGAAGCCGTACTTCGCCAACATCGCGGAGTTCGCCCGCTCGCTCGGGGCGACCGCCGAACGCGTGGAGGATCCGGCAGAGGTCGAAGCTGCGGTGCGCCGAGCTATCGCGACGCCGGGTCCGGCGGTCGTCGAGGTGATCAGCGCCCGCGAATTGCCGTGGACGGAGATGCATCCCACGGGCTGGTGGGACATCACCGTCCCCGCCTACCACGGCGAGGTCCGCGACGACTACGTCGCCAAGCGCGGGTTCTGACGGATCCCCAAGGTAAACACGGCGCACAGAGAGGTCGACGATGACGACACCGCGCATCACCTGGGGTCTGATCGGCGCCAGCGACATCGCCGAGACGCGCATGATCCCCGCCATGCGCCGGGTCGGTCACCGCGTCGCACGCCTGGCCAGCGGAGACGCCGCCCACGCGGCGCGATTCGCGGGGCGCAACGAAATACCATACGGGACAGGCGAATTCGGTCTCGATGAGCTGCTCGACGACCCAAACATCGACGCGGTCTATATTTCGAGCACG
It encodes the following:
- a CDS encoding thiamine pyrophosphate-binding protein gives rise to the protein MTTQKLTGGQMVVDVLIRNGVEKVFAIPGHGNTALLDAFVDRADEIEVIPAIHEQGAAHMADGYYRSSGKVAAVCTSIGPGATNTLTGLATAFVDSQPMLLLTGAVHTYMENHGVLQELDRPHGNNFPRMAEPVVKRWWQPNRVESIPTALQQAFNTMLEGRRGPVLVDIPQDLQAEYGEYTPTTGARRAHHSATGDPQAVQAAAEVLAGAKRPVILAGGGVIAAEASAELLAVAEHLGAPVTHSFQGKGAFPADHDLYAWPCGDMGSIPGNGVTRTADVILAVGCRFSDRITSSYRPGVTFSIPDTKLVQIDIDGFEIGRNYPVEVGVVGDAKSTLTALLQALAAIKPALDYRSTEYFAELQDLKAQWDEHLRPMRTTDYLPMTNSRAMVEIRKALPREGVLVTDSSNPANQAFNEFPMYEPRTNIVAGGFSGIGFGVPAAIGAQVGNPDAPVLALVGDGAFLQTGTELAAAVMQNVPLTIVVLNNGGWEAIKDLQINLFGADREIVSGWTTPDGKPYFANIAEFARSLGATAERVEDPAEVEAAVRRAIATPGPAVVEVISARELPWTEMHPTGWWDITVPAYHGEVRDDYVAKRGF